A window from Myxococcus fulvus encodes these proteins:
- a CDS encoding DNA-methyltransferase — MLAEAAAPDLKIVRRSLNESVHAKGDAWTLLHGDSLELLNRFEPQTFDMIFADPPYFLSNGGTTCKGGKRVAVKKGNWDVSRGVEEDHAFTTAWLEACQRLLKPTGTLWVSGTQHVIFNAGFAMQKLGYKLLNTVTWFKPNASPNLACRYFTHSTELLIWASPKSGGKLQHVFNYKKMKSDNGGKQMRDAWVLPPSGDAEVTDDGEGRLWTLTVPRGGEEKAHGSHPTQKPVALLERIIEASTPEDALILDPFNGSGTTGVAALKLGRRYVGIDMDEKYLDLSEKRLKAQSAK, encoded by the coding sequence ATGTTGGCTGAAGCTGCTGCCCCTGACCTGAAGATTGTCCGGCGCTCCCTCAACGAGAGCGTGCACGCGAAGGGCGACGCCTGGACGCTCCTGCACGGGGACAGCCTGGAGCTCCTGAACCGGTTCGAGCCCCAGACGTTCGACATGATCTTCGCCGACCCTCCGTACTTCCTCTCCAACGGCGGCACCACCTGCAAGGGTGGCAAGCGCGTCGCGGTGAAGAAGGGCAACTGGGACGTGTCGCGCGGGGTGGAGGAGGACCACGCCTTCACCACGGCCTGGCTCGAGGCCTGCCAGCGGCTGCTCAAGCCCACCGGCACGCTCTGGGTCAGCGGCACCCAGCACGTCATCTTCAACGCCGGCTTCGCCATGCAGAAGCTCGGCTACAAGCTGCTCAACACCGTCACCTGGTTCAAGCCCAACGCCAGCCCGAACCTGGCCTGCCGCTACTTCACCCACTCGACGGAGCTGCTCATCTGGGCCTCGCCGAAGTCGGGCGGCAAGCTGCAGCACGTCTTCAACTACAAGAAGATGAAGTCGGACAACGGCGGCAAGCAGATGCGCGACGCGTGGGTGCTGCCGCCCTCCGGCGACGCGGAAGTCACCGACGACGGCGAGGGCCGGCTGTGGACGCTCACCGTCCCGCGCGGCGGTGAGGAGAAGGCCCACGGCAGCCACCCCACGCAGAAGCCGGTGGCCCTGCTGGAGCGCATCATCGAGGCGAGCACCCCCGAGGACGCGCTGATTCTCGACCCCTTCAACGGCAGCGGCACCACGGGCGTGGCGGCCCTCAAGCTGGGCCGCCGCTACGTGGGCATCGACATGGACGAGAAGTACCTGGACCTGTCCGAGAAGCGCCTGAAGGCGCAGTCGGCGAAGTAG
- a CDS encoding M1 family metallopeptidase, with product MARPDPHSYNDSTQPETETLDWKARVDFRTRRLHAEATLTLKEASAGPLDLDTRDLEILRVVDGNGRPLPYMLAPPEPILGSRLRVELPQGVRQLTVHYRTSPTASALQWLTPSQTAGGQHPFLYSQCQAIHARSLVPLQDTPRIRIRYRASLRVPKALKAVMAASFVGREEHGVEAEEHYEMPQPVPPYLLAFAVGSLAPKELGPRSRVWAEPELLEDAAEEFSGVDDMLRAAESLFGPYDWERFDLLTMPPSFPYGGMENPRLTFLTPTLIAGDKSLVNVVAHELAHSWTGNLVTNASAEHFWLNEGFTVFAERRILEALAGKEVAALHGALGRRALEEAMHHFREHPHLTALRTHLTGVDPDEAFSQIPYEKGYLFLRALEDAVGRETFDGFLRRYLATYRFRALTTEEFIAFTERELPGALAKVDADAYLQRPGIPGGAPSPRSSRLEALLRLRGTVPSKDAVKDWTPAEWQLFLEWLPSDAPRDLFRQLDERFELTQSRNSEVLVAWLVAALRAGWEPAVARTEVFLGEVGRMKYLKPLYGVLSASREHKPLARSLFQKNAERYHPIARQGVELILSRA from the coding sequence ATGGCTCGCCCCGACCCGCACTCGTACAACGACAGCACGCAGCCCGAGACGGAAACCCTGGACTGGAAGGCCCGCGTCGACTTCCGCACGCGAAGGCTGCACGCCGAGGCCACCCTGACGCTGAAGGAAGCGTCCGCCGGTCCCCTCGACCTGGACACCCGGGACTTGGAGATTCTCAGAGTCGTAGACGGCAATGGTCGCCCCTTGCCCTACATGCTCGCGCCGCCCGAGCCGATTCTGGGCAGCAGGCTCCGCGTGGAGCTGCCCCAGGGGGTGCGCCAGCTGACGGTGCACTACCGCACGTCCCCCACCGCGAGCGCGCTGCAGTGGCTGACGCCCTCGCAGACGGCGGGCGGGCAGCACCCGTTCCTCTACAGCCAGTGCCAGGCCATCCACGCGCGCAGCCTGGTGCCGCTGCAGGACACGCCGCGCATCCGCATCCGCTACCGCGCGTCGCTGCGCGTGCCCAAGGCGCTCAAGGCGGTGATGGCCGCCAGCTTCGTCGGCCGCGAGGAGCACGGCGTGGAGGCGGAGGAGCACTACGAGATGCCGCAGCCGGTGCCTCCGTACCTGCTCGCGTTCGCGGTGGGCAGCCTGGCGCCGAAGGAGCTGGGGCCGCGCTCGCGCGTGTGGGCGGAGCCGGAGCTGCTCGAGGACGCGGCGGAGGAGTTCTCCGGCGTGGACGACATGCTGCGCGCCGCCGAGTCGCTCTTCGGGCCGTACGACTGGGAGCGCTTCGATTTGCTCACCATGCCTCCGTCGTTCCCGTACGGCGGCATGGAGAACCCTCGGCTGACGTTCCTCACGCCCACGCTGATTGCCGGCGACAAGAGCCTGGTCAACGTGGTGGCGCACGAGCTGGCGCACTCGTGGACGGGAAACCTCGTGACGAACGCGTCCGCGGAGCACTTCTGGCTCAACGAGGGCTTCACCGTGTTCGCCGAGCGCCGCATCCTGGAGGCGCTGGCGGGCAAGGAGGTCGCCGCGCTGCACGGGGCGCTGGGACGCCGCGCGCTGGAAGAGGCGATGCACCACTTCCGCGAGCACCCGCACCTGACGGCGCTGCGCACGCACCTGACGGGCGTGGACCCGGACGAGGCCTTCTCCCAGATTCCGTACGAGAAGGGCTACCTGTTCCTGCGCGCGCTGGAGGACGCGGTGGGCCGCGAGACGTTCGACGGCTTCCTGCGCCGCTACCTGGCCACCTACCGCTTCCGCGCGCTCACCACCGAGGAGTTCATCGCCTTCACCGAGCGCGAGTTGCCCGGGGCGCTGGCCAAGGTGGACGCGGACGCGTACCTGCAGCGGCCCGGCATCCCCGGCGGCGCGCCGTCCCCTCGCTCCAGCCGGCTGGAGGCGCTCTTGCGCCTGCGCGGCACCGTGCCGTCGAAGGACGCGGTGAAGGACTGGACGCCCGCGGAGTGGCAGCTCTTCCTGGAGTGGCTGCCGTCGGACGCGCCGCGGGACTTGTTCCGCCAGCTGGACGAGCGCTTCGAGCTGACCCAGAGCCGCAACTCGGAGGTGCTGGTGGCGTGGCTGGTGGCGGCCTTGCGCGCGGGCTGGGAGCCCGCGGTGGCGCGCACCGAGGTGTTCCTGGGCGAGGTGGGCCGCATGAAGTACCTCAAGCCCCTGTACGGCGTGCTCAGCGCGTCCCGCGAGCACAAGCCGCTGGCGCGCTCGCTCTTCCAGAAGAACGCGGAGCGCTACCACCCCATTGCCCGGCAGGGCGTGGAGCTCATCCTCTCCCGCGCCTGA
- a CDS encoding 3-hydroxyacyl-CoA dehydrogenase/enoyl-CoA hydratase family protein gives MTTRIRKVAVLGAGVMGSGIAAHLANSGVRALLLDIVPPKAAPGEDTSTKAFRNKFALGALANMRKQKPSPIMSEQVFTAIEVGNFDDDLQRISECDWVIEVVKEDLAVKQALFAKVEQHARKDAIISSNTSGMSIVGMTEGRGEAFKKNFLVTHFFNPVRYMKLLELVAGKDTDPAVMKAIHRFGEEVLGKGIVYGKDTTNFIANRIGVYGMMRTIAAMGPAELSIEEVDKIFGPAMGRPKSAVFRTADIVGLDTFVHVSKNCYDTLTQDEEREVFAIPGFLQKMVEKGMLGDKSGGGFYKKDKSSGGKEILALDLKTLEYRQQGKVRFESLGAAREVENVKERVAVVMNGTDKAAKFAEQVTLDVLAYTSRRIPEIADDVVNVDRGVRWGFGWDLGPFEVWDAYGVKKGVARMKELGLKPAKWVEDMLATGRESFYGVEGGKDTYWDIPTKSVKVVPENARTQRVEYLKRGNKKVAGNDSATLWDLGDGATLLEFHTKMNSIDDQIIEMMHTALDETEKNFKGLVIGNDGANFSAGANIVALVWAAKSGQYEDIRKLVTSFQAANQRMRYSPVPVVTAPFNLTLGGGAEVTMGGNAVQASAELYMGLVEVGVGLIPGGGGNMQLLRNVYGAYSTDKDFDPFPFLKKVFLSIGTAKVATSAEEAREAGFLTHADGISANRDFLLSDAKARVLGMADAGFRAPRPSRFRLGGPSGYATIDMMLYDMEMNGQVSAHDRKIGQKLARVLTGGDTSTSALVTEEKLLELEAEAFLSLCGEEKTQDRLTFMIEKGKPLRN, from the coding sequence ATGACGACGCGGATCCGCAAGGTAGCTGTGCTGGGCGCCGGAGTGATGGGCAGCGGCATCGCCGCCCATCTGGCCAACTCGGGCGTGCGCGCGCTCCTCCTGGACATCGTTCCGCCGAAGGCCGCACCGGGCGAGGACACCTCGACCAAGGCCTTCCGCAACAAGTTCGCCCTCGGGGCGCTGGCCAACATGCGCAAGCAGAAGCCCAGCCCCATCATGTCCGAGCAGGTGTTCACCGCCATCGAGGTGGGCAACTTCGACGACGACCTGCAGCGCATCTCCGAGTGCGACTGGGTCATCGAGGTGGTGAAGGAGGACCTGGCCGTCAAGCAGGCGCTCTTCGCCAAGGTGGAGCAGCACGCCCGCAAGGACGCCATCATCTCCTCGAACACGTCCGGCATGTCGATTGTCGGGATGACCGAGGGACGGGGCGAGGCCTTCAAGAAGAACTTCCTCGTCACGCACTTCTTCAACCCGGTCCGCTACATGAAGCTCCTGGAGCTCGTGGCTGGCAAGGACACGGACCCTGCGGTGATGAAGGCCATCCACCGCTTTGGCGAAGAGGTGCTCGGCAAGGGCATCGTCTACGGCAAGGACACCACCAACTTCATCGCGAACCGCATCGGCGTGTACGGGATGATGCGCACCATCGCCGCCATGGGCCCCGCGGAGCTGTCCATCGAGGAGGTGGACAAGATCTTCGGTCCCGCCATGGGCCGCCCCAAGTCGGCCGTGTTCCGCACCGCGGACATCGTCGGCCTGGACACCTTCGTCCACGTGTCGAAGAACTGTTACGACACGCTGACGCAGGACGAGGAGCGTGAGGTCTTCGCCATCCCCGGCTTCCTCCAGAAGATGGTGGAGAAGGGGATGCTGGGCGACAAGAGCGGCGGCGGCTTCTACAAGAAGGACAAGAGCTCCGGCGGGAAGGAAATCCTCGCGCTCGACCTGAAGACGCTCGAGTACCGCCAGCAGGGCAAGGTGCGCTTCGAGTCGCTGGGCGCCGCCCGCGAGGTGGAGAACGTCAAGGAGCGCGTCGCCGTCGTCATGAACGGCACGGACAAGGCCGCGAAGTTCGCCGAGCAGGTGACGCTGGACGTGCTGGCGTACACCAGCCGCCGCATCCCCGAGATTGCGGATGACGTGGTCAACGTGGACCGCGGCGTGCGCTGGGGCTTCGGGTGGGACCTGGGCCCCTTCGAGGTCTGGGACGCGTACGGCGTGAAGAAGGGCGTCGCGCGGATGAAGGAGCTGGGCCTGAAGCCCGCGAAGTGGGTGGAGGACATGCTGGCCACGGGCCGCGAGTCCTTCTACGGCGTGGAGGGTGGCAAGGACACGTACTGGGACATCCCCACGAAGTCCGTGAAGGTGGTGCCGGAGAACGCGCGCACCCAGCGCGTGGAGTACCTCAAGCGCGGCAACAAGAAGGTCGCCGGCAACGACTCCGCCACCCTGTGGGACCTGGGCGACGGCGCCACGCTGCTGGAGTTCCACACGAAGATGAACTCCATCGATGACCAGATCATCGAGATGATGCACACGGCGCTGGACGAGACGGAGAAGAACTTCAAGGGCCTGGTCATCGGCAACGATGGCGCCAACTTCTCCGCGGGCGCGAACATCGTCGCGCTGGTGTGGGCGGCGAAGAGCGGCCAGTACGAGGACATCCGCAAGCTGGTGACGTCGTTCCAGGCGGCCAACCAGCGCATGCGCTACAGCCCGGTGCCGGTGGTGACGGCGCCGTTCAACCTCACGCTCGGCGGCGGCGCCGAGGTGACGATGGGCGGCAACGCGGTGCAGGCGAGCGCCGAGCTGTACATGGGCCTCGTCGAGGTCGGCGTGGGTCTCATCCCCGGCGGCGGCGGCAACATGCAGCTGCTCCGCAACGTCTACGGCGCGTACTCCACGGACAAGGACTTCGATCCGTTCCCCTTCCTCAAGAAGGTGTTCCTGTCCATCGGCACGGCGAAGGTCGCCACCAGCGCCGAGGAGGCGCGCGAGGCGGGCTTCCTCACGCACGCGGACGGCATCAGCGCCAACCGCGACTTCCTCCTGTCGGACGCGAAGGCGCGTGTGCTGGGCATGGCGGACGCGGGCTTCCGCGCGCCGCGTCCCTCGCGCTTCCGGCTGGGCGGCCCCAGCGGCTACGCCACCATCGACATGATGCTGTACGACATGGAGATGAACGGGCAGGTCAGCGCGCACGACCGCAAGATCGGCCAGAAGCTGGCGCGCGTGCTCACGGGTGGCGACACCAGCACCTCGGCGCTGGTCACCGAGGAGAAGCTGCTCGAGCTGGAGGCCGAGGCCTTCCTGAGCCTGTGCGGCGAGGAGAAGACCCAGGACCGCCTGACGTTCATGATCGAAAAGGGCAAGCCGCTGCGGAATTGA
- a CDS encoding thiolase family protein has product MPGRVVIASAVRTPFTRAHKGEFKDTRPDTLAAVAIKEAVAQVPGLKPSDVEDVVLGCAMPEAEQGMNVARQATLLAGLPVDVPAMTINRFCSSGTQAIAQIAAAIQAGHIQVGIGGGTESMTMVPMGGNKVSANPDIMANHPEIYSSMGVTAENIASRHNVSRADSDKFAAESQRRAATARETGKFKEEIVPVTTTVYDEDGNAQTVTVSVDTILRPETTAEGLGKLRPAFNAKGVVTAGNASPLTDGAAAAVVMSEEKAKELGVKPLGYFVDFAVAGVPPEVMGIGPVPAVRKLLAKNKLEVKDIDVFELNEAFAPQALYCIRELGIPEDKVNPNGGAIALGHPLGVSGARLVATILRELKRRNGRYGVVTMCIGGGMGAAALIELAK; this is encoded by the coding sequence ATGCCTGGTCGAGTCGTGATTGCCAGCGCGGTCCGCACGCCGTTCACCCGCGCGCACAAGGGAGAGTTCAAGGACACGCGGCCGGATACGCTGGCGGCCGTCGCCATCAAGGAGGCCGTGGCGCAGGTCCCCGGCCTGAAGCCGTCGGACGTTGAAGACGTCGTCCTGGGCTGTGCCATGCCGGAGGCCGAGCAGGGCATGAACGTGGCGCGTCAGGCCACGCTGCTGGCGGGTCTGCCGGTCGACGTTCCGGCGATGACCATCAACCGCTTCTGTTCGTCCGGGACGCAGGCCATCGCGCAGATTGCGGCGGCCATCCAGGCGGGCCACATCCAGGTGGGCATTGGTGGTGGCACCGAGTCCATGACGATGGTGCCCATGGGCGGCAACAAGGTCAGCGCCAACCCGGACATCATGGCGAACCACCCGGAGATCTACAGCTCCATGGGTGTGACGGCGGAGAACATCGCCTCGCGGCACAACGTGTCGCGAGCGGACTCCGACAAGTTCGCCGCCGAGAGCCAGCGCCGCGCGGCGACGGCGCGGGAGACGGGGAAGTTCAAGGAGGAGATTGTTCCGGTCACCACCACCGTCTACGACGAGGACGGCAACGCGCAGACGGTGACGGTGTCGGTGGACACCATCCTGCGTCCGGAGACGACGGCCGAGGGCCTGGGCAAGCTGCGCCCGGCGTTCAACGCCAAGGGCGTGGTGACGGCCGGCAACGCGTCGCCGCTGACGGACGGCGCGGCGGCGGCGGTGGTGATGAGCGAGGAGAAGGCGAAGGAGCTGGGCGTCAAGCCGCTGGGCTACTTCGTGGACTTCGCCGTCGCGGGCGTGCCTCCGGAGGTCATGGGCATCGGCCCCGTGCCCGCGGTGCGCAAGCTCCTGGCGAAGAACAAGCTCGAGGTGAAGGACATCGACGTCTTCGAGCTGAACGAGGCCTTCGCTCCGCAGGCGCTGTACTGCATCCGTGAGCTGGGCATCCCGGAGGACAAGGTGAACCCGAACGGCGGCGCCATCGCCCTGGGGCACCCGCTGGGCGTGTCCGGTGCGCGTCTGGTCGCGACGATTCTGCGCGAGCTCAAGCGCCGCAACGGCCGCTACGGCGTCGTCACCATGTGCATCGGTGGCGGCATGGGCGCCGCGGCGCTCATCGAGCTGGCGAAGTAG
- a CDS encoding MutS-related protein — MSVNATRPSPHHTYTERRAAAQAELSVLDRISARYANLRTVAVLAAAIISGLILTGRLPKTWWWGALGFVVVFIILAVMHHQVFRREERQRLYVTLNERGLARLGHGWHEFTEQGERFASPAHLYTPDLDVFGQGSLFQLLNETATRAGEERLAAWLSSPAPLEVVEARQGAAQELAPSVDFRQDLCVDARTVAKEKADPALFIQWAEAGSSLDSIRWSRPLAVVLPFVTLALFILGEVGVIPGASVWAGLIAQLALAAATRKTLKRMDDNVEKGERGFARYAPLFERIEGQRFEHPLLRQLQAGLQQQGEPAVSTNFRRFSQLFSLIEFKRHQFHPIVHWLTLWDIHALFALENWREKHGTRVRHWFEALAELEALSCVAGLAHDRPAFAWPTLVKEGPIVEATKLGHPLLDAPVPNDVSLPGPAHALIITGSNMSGKTTLMRAVGANVVLALAGAPVAATSFRLSPLHVLTSMRVKDSLERGVSYFYAEVQRIKAVLDAARAANGQALFLLDEILLGTNTRERQLASREVLRLLLATGASGAVTTHDLSLTSLAEETTHAKVRNVHFRDHLEEGQMVFDYTLREGVVDTTNALRVLRLAGVPVDDPEAPERRT, encoded by the coding sequence GTGTCCGTGAACGCCACCCGCCCGAGTCCCCACCACACGTATACCGAGCGCCGCGCCGCCGCCCAGGCGGAGCTGTCCGTCCTGGACCGCATCAGCGCCCGCTACGCCAACCTGCGCACCGTGGCCGTCCTCGCCGCGGCCATCATCTCGGGCCTCATCCTCACCGGACGCCTGCCCAAGACGTGGTGGTGGGGCGCGCTCGGCTTCGTCGTCGTCTTCATCATCCTCGCCGTCATGCACCACCAGGTGTTCCGTCGCGAGGAGCGCCAGCGGCTCTATGTGACGCTCAACGAGCGGGGCCTGGCGCGCCTGGGACACGGCTGGCACGAGTTCACCGAGCAGGGTGAGCGCTTCGCCTCCCCCGCCCACCTCTACACGCCGGACCTGGACGTCTTCGGTCAGGGCAGCCTGTTCCAGCTCCTCAACGAGACGGCCACCCGCGCCGGCGAGGAGCGGCTCGCCGCGTGGCTGTCGTCCCCCGCCCCGCTGGAGGTCGTCGAGGCCCGTCAGGGCGCGGCCCAGGAGCTGGCCCCCAGCGTGGACTTCCGTCAGGACCTCTGCGTGGACGCGCGCACGGTGGCCAAGGAGAAGGCGGACCCCGCGCTCTTCATCCAGTGGGCGGAGGCCGGCTCCTCGCTCGACTCCATCCGCTGGTCCCGCCCGCTGGCGGTGGTGCTGCCCTTCGTGACGCTCGCGCTCTTCATCCTGGGCGAGGTGGGCGTGATTCCCGGCGCGTCCGTCTGGGCGGGCCTCATCGCGCAGCTCGCGCTCGCGGCGGCCACCCGCAAGACGCTGAAGCGGATGGACGACAACGTGGAGAAGGGCGAGCGGGGCTTCGCGCGGTATGCCCCCCTCTTCGAGCGCATCGAAGGCCAGCGCTTCGAGCATCCCCTGCTGCGCCAGCTCCAGGCGGGCCTCCAGCAGCAGGGCGAGCCGGCGGTGTCCACGAACTTCCGACGCTTCAGCCAGCTCTTCTCGCTCATCGAGTTCAAGCGGCACCAGTTCCACCCCATCGTGCACTGGCTCACGCTCTGGGACATCCACGCGCTGTTCGCGCTGGAGAACTGGCGCGAGAAGCACGGCACCCGCGTGCGGCACTGGTTCGAGGCGCTCGCGGAGCTGGAGGCCCTGTCCTGCGTCGCCGGGCTCGCCCATGACCGCCCCGCCTTCGCCTGGCCCACGCTGGTGAAGGAGGGCCCTATCGTCGAGGCGACGAAGCTGGGTCACCCGCTGCTGGACGCGCCCGTGCCCAATGACGTGTCCCTCCCCGGCCCCGCGCACGCGTTGATCATCACCGGCTCCAACATGAGCGGGAAGACGACGCTGATGCGCGCGGTGGGCGCCAACGTGGTGCTGGCACTCGCGGGGGCGCCGGTGGCCGCCACGTCGTTCCGCCTGTCACCGCTGCATGTGCTCACCAGCATGCGGGTGAAGGACTCGCTGGAGCGCGGCGTCTCGTACTTCTACGCGGAGGTGCAGCGCATCAAGGCCGTGCTGGACGCGGCACGCGCGGCGAACGGTCAGGCCCTGTTCCTCCTCGACGAAATCCTGCTGGGCACCAACACCCGGGAGCGCCAGCTCGCCTCGCGCGAGGTGCTGCGCCTGCTGCTCGCCACGGGCGCCAGCGGCGCGGTGACGACGCACGATTTGTCGCTGACCTCGCTCGCCGAGGAGACCACCCACGCGAAGGTCCGCAACGTCCACTTCAGGGACCACCTGGAGGAAGGACAGATGGTGTTCGACTACACGCTGCGAGAGGGCGTGGTGGACACCACCAACGCGCTGCGCGTGCTGCGGCTCGCCGGCGTCCCCGTGGACGATCCGGAAGCGCCCGAGCGCCGGACGTAA
- the dgcA gene encoding N-acetyl-D-Glu racemase DgcA, with protein sequence MRKLTVRHESWPIAGSFTISRGSKTSAEVVVVTLEENGAVGRGECVPYARYGETVPGVLEALEAARARIEGGLSREDVPEVLEPKAARNALDCALWDLEAKRTGRPVWALLGMPEPRPLVTAYTLSLDTAEAMGRAAVKSAHRPLLKVKLGRGSTEDLERLRAIREGAPASRLIVDANEGWSPAELPGLLDACAKLGVVMVEQPLPASDDEALRGLGRPVAVCADESAHDRHGLAALVGKYDALNIKLDKTGGLTEALALARDARGHGLQLMVGCMVATSLSMAPAALVAQDAEVVDLDGPLLLAKDREPGLHFEGNTLFWPPRALWG encoded by the coding sequence ATGCGCAAGCTCACCGTCCGACACGAGAGCTGGCCCATCGCGGGAAGCTTCACCATCTCCCGAGGCTCGAAGACGAGCGCCGAGGTGGTGGTCGTCACGCTGGAGGAAAACGGCGCCGTGGGGCGCGGCGAGTGTGTCCCCTATGCCCGCTATGGCGAGACGGTGCCGGGCGTCCTGGAGGCGCTGGAGGCCGCCCGGGCGCGCATCGAGGGTGGGCTGTCACGGGAGGATGTCCCCGAGGTGCTCGAGCCCAAGGCCGCGCGCAACGCGCTGGACTGCGCCCTGTGGGATTTGGAGGCGAAGCGGACTGGCAGGCCGGTGTGGGCGCTGCTGGGGATGCCCGAGCCCCGGCCGCTCGTCACGGCGTACACGCTGAGCCTGGACACGGCGGAGGCCATGGGCCGGGCCGCCGTGAAGTCCGCGCACCGGCCGCTGCTCAAGGTGAAGCTCGGGCGCGGGAGCACCGAGGACCTGGAGCGCCTCAGGGCCATCCGCGAGGGAGCGCCGGCCAGCCGGCTCATCGTGGACGCCAACGAGGGCTGGAGCCCCGCGGAGCTGCCCGGCCTGCTCGACGCGTGCGCGAAGCTGGGGGTGGTGATGGTGGAGCAGCCCCTGCCCGCCTCGGACGACGAGGCCCTGCGGGGGCTGGGGCGCCCGGTGGCCGTGTGCGCCGACGAGTCCGCGCATGACCGGCACGGGCTGGCGGCGCTCGTGGGCAAGTACGACGCGCTCAACATCAAGCTCGACAAGACGGGAGGACTCACCGAGGCCCTGGCCCTGGCCCGGGATGCGCGAGGGCACGGGCTGCAGCTCATGGTGGGCTGCATGGTGGCCACGTCCCTGTCCATGGCCCCCGCGGCCCTGGTGGCCCAGGACGCCGAGGTGGTGGACCTGGACGGGCCCCTGCTGCTGGCGAAGGACCGCGAGCCGGGCCTCCACTTCGAGGGCAACACCCTGTTCTGGCCGCCCCGGGCGTTGTGGGGCTGA
- the dgcN gene encoding N-acetyltransferase DgcN — MEIQKPYLLFLGDVPDQLAAKTAHGIVDWRPDWCVGQLRLPGCKADCGLQDLDIAQAKAKGARTLIVGVANAGGVLPEHWVSKLVEALDAGMDVATGLHKRLSSFPAIAEAARRNGRALHDVRIPDQDFATGKGTKRQGLRLLTVGTDCSVGKKYTVLALEKEMRARGLKADFRATGQTGIFISGRGVAIDAVVSDFVAGAAEWLSPANDADHWDLVEGQGSLFHPSFAGVTLGLLHGAQPDAFIVCHEPTRTKMRGVQHALPSIQAVIERTVLEGQLTNPAIQCTGLAINTEHLDEAEALALLERTGREHGLPCVDPIRTGVGPLVDELSRRFPVRS, encoded by the coding sequence GTGGAGATCCAGAAGCCCTACCTGTTGTTCCTGGGGGATGTCCCCGACCAGCTCGCGGCGAAGACGGCGCATGGCATCGTCGACTGGCGGCCGGACTGGTGCGTCGGGCAGCTGCGGCTGCCGGGCTGCAAGGCGGACTGTGGCCTCCAGGACCTGGACATCGCGCAGGCGAAGGCGAAGGGCGCCAGGACGCTCATCGTCGGCGTGGCCAACGCGGGCGGCGTGCTGCCGGAGCACTGGGTGAGCAAGCTGGTGGAGGCGCTGGACGCGGGGATGGATGTCGCCACCGGGTTGCACAAGCGGCTGTCGTCCTTTCCCGCCATCGCCGAGGCGGCCCGACGCAACGGCCGCGCGCTGCACGACGTGCGCATCCCCGACCAGGACTTCGCCACGGGCAAGGGCACGAAGCGTCAGGGATTGCGCCTGTTGACGGTGGGCACGGACTGCTCGGTGGGAAAGAAATACACCGTGCTCGCGTTGGAGAAGGAGATGCGGGCGCGCGGCCTGAAGGCGGACTTCCGGGCCACGGGACAGACGGGCATCTTCATCTCGGGCCGGGGTGTGGCCATCGACGCGGTGGTGTCCGACTTCGTCGCGGGAGCGGCCGAGTGGCTGTCCCCCGCCAACGACGCGGACCACTGGGATTTGGTGGAGGGCCAGGGCTCGCTGTTCCATCCCTCGTTCGCGGGCGTGACGCTGGGGCTGCTGCATGGCGCGCAGCCGGATGCCTTCATCGTCTGTCACGAGCCCACGCGCACGAAGATGCGCGGCGTCCAGCACGCGCTGCCCTCGATCCAGGCGGTCATCGAGCGCACCGTGCTGGAGGGGCAGCTCACCAACCCCGCCATCCAGTGCACGGGGCTGGCCATCAACACCGAGCACCTGGACGAAGCCGAGGCCCTGGCGCTGCTGGAGCGCACCGGGCGCGAGCACGGGCTGCCCTGCGTGGACCCCATCCGCACCGGCGTCGGGCCGCTCGTCGACGAGCTCTCGCGCCGCTTCCCCGTCCGGAGCTGA